One Robbsia sp. KACC 23696 DNA segment encodes these proteins:
- a CDS encoding aldolase/citrate lyase family protein: MSNVRLNNLIRALESGKAAHLAFSKLDRQTAIEMSESPYDGIIYEMEHNPYDVTALGDALQYMLNRKQIAESGSVAPKVTPIARIPANGIEMNQSFAKQVLDRGAYGVIWPHIATVEQAYNAVGACRYARPKHAPLYEPKGVRGDGPANAARYWGLSMADYYEKADVWPLAPQGEILVGLMCESTQAIENLDDILANVPGIGFILIGEGDLSQELGFARQYEHPEVVDAMRRIADICHKHKVIVGNPHVTQKNHQRLVDEGYRVLVSAPQRTYGVVGQAREMAGY, translated from the coding sequence ATGTCGAATGTACGTCTCAACAACCTCATCCGAGCCCTTGAATCGGGCAAGGCCGCGCATCTCGCCTTCTCCAAGCTGGACCGTCAGACGGCCATCGAAATGAGTGAATCGCCGTATGACGGCATCATTTATGAGATGGAGCACAACCCGTACGATGTAACGGCCCTCGGCGATGCCTTGCAATACATGCTGAATCGCAAGCAGATTGCCGAATCCGGCTCGGTGGCGCCCAAGGTGACACCGATCGCGCGTATCCCGGCGAACGGCATCGAGATGAACCAGAGCTTCGCCAAGCAGGTGCTCGATCGCGGTGCGTACGGCGTGATCTGGCCGCATATCGCCACGGTGGAGCAGGCCTACAACGCGGTGGGCGCCTGCCGCTACGCGCGGCCGAAGCATGCGCCGCTGTACGAGCCGAAGGGCGTGCGCGGCGATGGGCCGGCGAACGCGGCGCGCTACTGGGGCCTGTCGATGGCCGATTACTACGAAAAGGCCGATGTCTGGCCGTTGGCACCGCAGGGCGAGATCCTGGTCGGCCTGATGTGCGAAAGCACGCAAGCGATCGAAAACCTGGATGACATCCTCGCCAACGTGCCGGGTATCGGCTTTATCCTGATCGGCGAGGGTGATCTGAGCCAGGAACTGGGCTTTGCGCGACAGTACGAACATCCGGAAGTGGTGGACGCGATGCGCCGCATCGCCGATATCTGCCACAAGCACAAGGTGATCGTCGGTAATCCGCACGTCACGCAGAAGAACCACCAACGCCTGGTCGACGAGGGCTATCGCGTTCTCGTATCGGCGCCGCAGCGTACCTACGGCGTGGTGGGCCAAGCGCGTGAAATGGCGGGTTACTAA
- a CDS encoding ABC transporter substrate-binding protein, with the protein MTKKVPLKIAIAEHPHTSAIRDGSIPIEGVDPEFITVHPQIGAFRRMVRDVEFDVCEIAPTTYIIARAYGAPFVALPIFVVRRFHHAGLLVRPDAGIKTPKDLEGKKVGVRAYSVTTGVWTRQVLMDEFGLDSSKVTWVVDDEEHVTQLKLPPNVIHAPEGTSLADMMASGELSAGFGANAGIGRTGNPTGGWKEVEADYPDLFPNAAEIEAEYYARTGVYPMHGTIVVKDSVLAEHPWIAKSIYDAFDKAKQQWLARLDAGEGSPKDKKYLELRKIVGHDPLPYGIEENRKTIEALENTAFEQGLTPRRMSMSELFVDPRA; encoded by the coding sequence TTGACCAAGAAAGTCCCGCTCAAGATCGCGATCGCTGAGCATCCGCACACCTCGGCCATTCGCGATGGCTCGATCCCCATCGAAGGCGTCGACCCCGAATTCATTACCGTTCATCCCCAGATCGGCGCATTCCGCCGGATGGTGCGCGACGTCGAATTCGATGTCTGCGAAATCGCTCCCACGACCTACATTATTGCCCGCGCCTATGGCGCTCCTTTCGTGGCGCTGCCGATCTTCGTGGTGCGTCGCTTCCATCACGCCGGCTTGCTGGTGCGCCCGGACGCTGGGATCAAGACGCCGAAGGACCTGGAGGGCAAGAAGGTCGGCGTGCGTGCGTATTCCGTGACGACCGGCGTCTGGACCCGTCAAGTGCTGATGGATGAATTCGGTTTGGATTCGTCGAAGGTGACGTGGGTCGTCGACGACGAGGAACACGTGACGCAATTGAAACTGCCGCCGAACGTCATTCATGCCCCCGAGGGCACGTCGCTGGCAGACATGATGGCATCGGGCGAGCTGTCGGCGGGATTCGGCGCCAACGCGGGTATCGGTCGGACGGGCAATCCCACCGGCGGCTGGAAGGAAGTGGAAGCCGATTACCCGGATCTGTTCCCGAACGCCGCCGAGATCGAAGCCGAGTATTACGCCCGTACCGGCGTATACCCGATGCACGGCACGATCGTCGTGAAGGATTCAGTCCTGGCGGAACATCCGTGGATCGCCAAGTCGATCTACGACGCCTTCGACAAGGCAAAGCAGCAATGGCTGGCCCGGCTGGATGCGGGCGAGGGCAGTCCGAAAGACAAGAAGTATCTCGAATTGCGTAAGATCGTCGGTCATGATCCGCTGCCCTACGGCATCGAAGAGAATCGCAAGACGATCGAAGCGTTGGAAAACACCGCATTCGAGCAAGGACTGACGCCGCGCCGCATGTCCATGAGCGAGCTGTTCGTCGATCCTCGCGCCTGA
- a CDS encoding amidohydrolase family protein yields the protein MIIDCHGHFTTVPASFRDWRMKQVAAANDPANAPPLSGAHVSDDAIREGVGGGQLRLQQERGGDVTLFSPIAGLMSHHLGNERTSLEWAEVSNNLVKRACELYPENFVPVCQLPQSPLAPPKNVVPELRRCVEEMGFVGCNLNPDPTGGYWTGKPLTDREWYPVYEALCDLDVPAMIHVAASCNPNFHGTGAHYLNADTSVFMQLLQGDVFKDFPTLRLVIPHGGGAVPYHWGRYRGMSLELANRPLEGLLDNIFFDTCVYHHPGVELLTKVVPTRNVMFGSEMIGAVRGRDPSTGEYFDDTKRYVDACTALSDADRHAIFEGNARRVYPRLDQQLKARGL from the coding sequence ATGATCATCGACTGTCACGGTCACTTCACGACCGTTCCCGCATCCTTCCGCGACTGGCGGATGAAACAGGTCGCCGCGGCCAACGACCCGGCCAATGCGCCGCCGCTGTCGGGCGCGCATGTCAGCGACGATGCCATTCGCGAAGGCGTGGGCGGTGGCCAACTTCGCCTGCAACAAGAACGCGGTGGCGATGTGACGCTGTTCTCGCCGATCGCCGGTTTGATGAGCCACCACCTCGGCAATGAGCGGACCAGCCTCGAATGGGCCGAAGTGTCGAACAACCTCGTCAAGCGCGCCTGCGAGCTGTATCCCGAAAACTTCGTGCCGGTCTGTCAACTGCCGCAATCGCCGCTGGCACCGCCGAAGAACGTCGTTCCGGAACTGCGCCGTTGCGTCGAGGAAATGGGCTTCGTCGGCTGTAACCTGAATCCGGATCCCACCGGCGGCTATTGGACCGGCAAACCGCTGACGGACCGCGAGTGGTATCCGGTCTATGAGGCGCTGTGCGATCTGGATGTACCGGCGATGATTCACGTCGCGGCATCTTGCAATCCCAACTTCCATGGCACCGGCGCGCATTATTTGAACGCGGATACGTCGGTGTTCATGCAGTTGCTGCAAGGCGATGTCTTCAAGGATTTCCCGACGCTGCGTCTCGTTATTCCGCACGGCGGCGGCGCGGTGCCGTATCACTGGGGCCGCTACCGGGGCATGTCCCTGGAACTCGCCAATCGGCCGCTGGAAGGGCTGCTGGACAATATCTTCTTCGACACCTGCGTCTATCACCACCCGGGCGTCGAGTTGCTGACCAAGGTCGTCCCGACGCGCAATGTGATGTTCGGCTCGGAAATGATCGGTGCCGTACGGGGACGCGACCCGTCCACCGGCGAATACTTCGACGATACCAAGCGCTACGTCGATGCCTGCACCGCGTTGAGCGATGCCGATCGACACGCGATCTTCGAAGGCAACGCACGGCGCGTTTATCCGCGACTCGATCAACAGCTGAAGGCCCGGGGCCTGTAA
- a CDS encoding amidohydrolase family protein, with translation MTIIDIHPHIISDDETRYPPAPLFGKRSDWSQERPNTVEALIQAMDEAGVAKAAVVHSSTTYGFDNRYVVESCARYPDRLVAVGSVDMLADDVTSVIKGWSDQGLAGLRIFTGGSTKDFDPSDLENPKSFRAWDILADLHLPMCIQTGPIGLPQVRMLAEKYPNVNIILDHLGRPDVLDGPPYANAASLFALADLPNIYLKLTPRIFGDVKKEKASAETFFPRVVDAFGAQRLAWGSNFPTSPGTMKEILSTAEKGLASLNAEDRAWVFGKTAQHLYPALR, from the coding sequence ATGACTATCATCGACATTCATCCGCACATCATCTCGGACGACGAGACGCGATACCCGCCGGCGCCGCTGTTCGGCAAGCGCTCGGACTGGTCGCAGGAGCGTCCCAACACCGTCGAGGCATTGATCCAGGCAATGGACGAAGCCGGCGTGGCGAAAGCCGCGGTCGTTCATTCGTCGACGACCTATGGTTTCGACAACCGTTATGTTGTTGAAAGCTGCGCACGATACCCGGACCGCCTCGTCGCGGTGGGATCGGTCGATATGCTGGCCGACGACGTTACCTCGGTCATCAAAGGCTGGTCCGATCAAGGGTTGGCTGGTCTGCGCATCTTCACCGGCGGCTCGACGAAGGACTTCGATCCGAGCGATCTCGAAAATCCGAAGTCGTTCCGGGCCTGGGACATTCTTGCCGACCTGCATCTGCCGATGTGCATCCAAACGGGTCCTATCGGTTTGCCGCAGGTCCGGATGCTGGCCGAAAAGTATCCGAACGTGAATATCATTCTCGATCATCTGGGCCGTCCGGACGTACTCGACGGGCCGCCCTACGCGAATGCCGCAAGCCTCTTCGCCTTGGCCGACCTGCCGAATATCTATCTGAAGCTGACGCCGCGCATTTTTGGCGACGTCAAGAAGGAAAAGGCCAGTGCCGAGACCTTCTTCCCGCGCGTGGTCGACGCGTTCGGTGCCCAGCGGCTCGCGTGGGGCTCGAATTTTCCGACGTCGCCAGGTACGATGAAAGAGATCCTGTCCACCGCGGAAAAGGGCTTGGCCAGTTTGAACGCAGAAGACCGCGCCTGGGTCTTCGGAAAAACGGCACAGCACCTTTACCCGGCCTTGCGCTGA